In Deferribacter desulfuricans SSM1, the following are encoded in one genomic region:
- a CDS encoding AAA family ATPase produces the protein MKIGVISGKGGAGKTSFAISLSELLLNKGFKVLLADLDVEEPNCNLFYNLTLNYDTVYTYVPGHIKENCTYCRECSEKCLFKALAVAKDFWMLFPELCHGCKACGYVCRFGAIKEDKREIGKIGEVKKDNFYFIEGRLNIGEVLTTALIKQVNKKINKLEKDFDFVIMDAPPGTSCPVIETVDNCDKIVVVVEDTPFGFNDYKLIHDLMAELDKSYYLVINKYIDGKEIEEFAYEKGVEVIAKIPFSKDVAIEYSKGSSILKIIKGNLEGTLKYISN, from the coding sequence TTGAAGATTGGTGTTATTAGTGGCAAAGGGGGAGCTGGTAAAACCTCCTTTGCCATATCACTTTCTGAACTGTTATTAAATAAAGGGTTTAAAGTGTTGCTGGCTGATTTGGATGTTGAAGAGCCAAATTGCAATCTATTTTATAATCTGACTTTAAATTATGATACCGTTTACACTTATGTTCCTGGTCATATAAAGGAAAACTGTACATATTGCAGAGAGTGTTCAGAAAAGTGTTTATTTAAGGCACTTGCTGTAGCAAAAGATTTTTGGATGCTTTTTCCTGAGTTGTGCCATGGTTGTAAAGCTTGTGGATATGTTTGTAGATTTGGAGCTATTAAAGAGGATAAGAGAGAAATTGGAAAGATTGGAGAAGTAAAAAAAGATAATTTTTATTTTATTGAGGGGAGATTAAATATTGGTGAGGTATTAACAACAGCATTGATTAAGCAGGTAAATAAAAAAATCAATAAACTCGAAAAAGATTTCGATTTTGTTATTATGGATGCGCCTCCTGGTACATCTTGCCCAGTTATAGAAACCGTTGATAATTGTGATAAAATAGTTGTTGTTGTGGAGGATACACCTTTTGGATTTAATGATTATAAGTTGATACATGATTTAATGGCTGAGCTTGATAAATCATATTATTTAGTGATTAATAAATATATCGATGGTAAGGAGATTGAAGAGTTTGCATATGAGAAAGGGGTAGAGGTAATTGCAAAAATACCTTTTAGTAAAGATGTAGCGATTGAATATTCTAAAGGTAGTTCCATCCTTAAAATTATAAAAGGGAATTTAGAAGGTACTTTAAAATATATTTCAAATTGA
- a CDS encoding NAD(P)/FAD-dependent oxidoreductase, with translation MKKVVIIGGGPTGRVVVHSLHAAEGEFDITLIKDEEINVNRCAVPYGIIDKKPVEKFCIPNSLVTDFGAKLVIDTATEINTENNFVLTEKGDRYDYDYLLLATGSKPFIPPIEGVNLGNITTVRSKQDMERLREFAKKYKKCVIVGGGYIGVEVAVVLKRLGLDVTIVEMLDHILLATMDDDFAIEVENHVKDEGINVVTGDKVIAFEGDESVKKVVLESGEKIDTDFVVISVGVVPNVELAEKSGIEVSKFGVKTDEYLRTNIENIFAAGDCAEKKSFITKKPTRGEFGTNAVFMGKVVGANIAGKNVKFPGVINANVSTAFEYSFGSAGLIEKAAKNEGIDVVVGESEVMDMYPMMDGVSKIKTKLVFERSTGKLIGGSVLRKGHCVAANVDFISFAIQKSATIEEILVHQYSTHPELAAKPSDNIYVFAAKDALKKM, from the coding sequence GTGAAAAAGGTAGTTATTATTGGTGGAGGACCTACTGGAAGAGTAGTTGTACACAGTTTACATGCAGCAGAAGGGGAGTTTGATATTACTCTCATTAAAGATGAAGAGATAAATGTAAACAGATGTGCAGTTCCATATGGGATTATAGATAAAAAACCGGTAGAAAAATTTTGTATTCCAAATTCACTTGTTACAGATTTTGGTGCAAAACTGGTAATTGATACAGCAACAGAGATTAATACAGAGAATAATTTTGTATTAACAGAAAAGGGGGATAGATACGATTATGATTACTTACTTTTAGCAACTGGTTCAAAACCTTTTATACCACCAATAGAAGGGGTTAACCTTGGAAATATTACAACTGTAAGATCAAAGCAAGATATGGAGAGATTAAGAGAGTTTGCTAAAAAATATAAAAAGTGTGTTATCGTCGGTGGTGGATATATTGGTGTTGAGGTTGCAGTTGTTTTAAAGAGATTGGGATTGGATGTAACAATTGTTGAGATGCTGGATCATATTTTGCTGGCTACTATGGATGATGATTTTGCAATTGAGGTTGAAAATCATGTGAAAGATGAAGGGATAAATGTAGTAACCGGTGATAAAGTGATTGCTTTTGAAGGTGATGAATCTGTTAAAAAAGTGGTATTAGAAAGTGGTGAGAAGATAGATACTGATTTTGTAGTAATTTCTGTGGGAGTAGTTCCAAATGTGGAGTTAGCTGAAAAATCAGGGATCGAGGTTTCAAAATTTGGGGTAAAAACGGATGAATATCTAAGAACCAATATAGAAAATATCTTTGCTGCTGGTGATTGTGCTGAGAAAAAATCCTTTATCACTAAGAAACCTACACGTGGGGAATTTGGTACGAATGCTGTTTTTATGGGTAAAGTGGTTGGAGCTAATATTGCTGGTAAAAATGTAAAATTTCCAGGAGTAATAAATGCTAATGTTTCTACAGCATTTGAATACAGTTTTGGGTCAGCTGGTTTGATAGAAAAGGCTGCGAAAAATGAAGGGATTGATGTTGTAGTTGGGGAATCTGAGGTAATGGATATGTATCCTATGATGGATGGTGTTAGCAAGATTAAAACAAAGCTTGTATTTGAAAGAAGTACTGGGAAATTAATTGGTGGTTCTGTTTTAAGAAAAGGGCATTGTGTTGCTGCAAATGTTGATTTTATCTCTTTTGCTATACAAAAAAGTGCAACGATAGAAGAAATTTTGGTTCATCAATATTCTACTCATCCTGAACTTGCTGCTAAACCTTCTGATAATATTTATGTTTTTGCTGCGAAAGATGCTTTGAAAAAGATGTAG
- a CDS encoding NifB/NifX family molybdenum-iron cluster-binding protein, producing MKIAIPLDYNKRISDHFGHSQYFLVAEFVDNQVKNKNIFDAPDHQFGSYPMWLISQNIDVLICKGIGHKAVEILNNKGVKVITGVESADPDEALDKFVKGEVTSTGAFCEGGSSCH from the coding sequence ATGAAAATAGCTATACCATTGGATTATAATAAAAGGATAAGTGATCACTTTGGGCATTCACAATATTTTTTGGTAGCTGAGTTTGTTGATAATCAAGTAAAGAATAAAAATATTTTTGATGCACCAGATCATCAGTTTGGTTCATATCCTATGTGGTTAATATCACAAAATATAGATGTTTTGATCTGCAAAGGAATAGGGCATAAAGCTGTCGAAATTTTAAATAACAAAGGTGTAAAAGTTATTACTGGCGTTGAAAGCGCAGATCCTGACGAAGCTCTTGATAAGTTTGTTAAAGGTGAAGTTACAAGTACTGGTGCCTTTTGTGAAGGTGGTTCATCCTGTCATTAA
- a CDS encoding 4Fe-4S dicluster domain-containing protein produces MSKKRYAIVLDTKKCLNCKACTVACKFENGVPVGDETYRIWVTALPLQGEYPNLHQEYQPSQCQHCENTPCASVCPTHATYKTEEGVVLVDYDKCILCKACMTACPYDARFVSEHHKAVEKCTMCYHRLGEGREPACVETCPTKVRVFGDLNDPNSKVSKLLASRGFYQLKPDRNTRPRLFYLK; encoded by the coding sequence ATGAGTAAAAAACGTTATGCTATTGTTTTAGATACAAAAAAGTGTTTAAACTGTAAGGCCTGCACCGTTGCTTGTAAGTTTGAAAACGGTGTGCCTGTAGGGGATGAAACATATAGAATTTGGGTTACAGCTCTACCTTTGCAAGGTGAGTACCCAAATTTACATCAGGAATATCAACCTTCTCAATGTCAACATTGTGAAAATACACCTTGTGCAAGTGTTTGCCCAACACATGCTACTTATAAAACTGAAGAAGGTGTTGTTCTTGTTGATTATGATAAATGTATTTTATGTAAAGCGTGTATGACAGCTTGTCCATATGATGCAAGATTTGTTAGTGAGCATCATAAGGCGGTTGAGAAGTGTACTATGTGTTATCACAGATTGGGCGAGGGTAGAGAACCTGCATGTGTTGAAACCTGTCCAACAAAAGTTAGGGTATTTGGCGATCTAAACGATCCAAATAGTAAAGTTAGCAAGCTACTTGCTTCAAGAGGTTTTTATCAGCTTAAACCAGATAGAAATACTCGCCCAAGATTATTTTACTTAAAGTAG
- a CDS encoding DUF134 domain-containing protein — MARPSKTRMVAFKPIYYEFKPKGVPSTELEKIGLTLDELEAIRLADYEGLDHEEAAELMGISRPTFSRLVEKARRKVSEMFIEGKEIAIEGGSVEFVRRHRCRRCGKETGFLGSKHKCRPEEG, encoded by the coding sequence ATGGCAAGACCAAGTAAAACAAGAATGGTTGCTTTTAAACCTATTTACTATGAATTTAAACCGAAAGGTGTACCAAGTACGGAGTTAGAAAAAATTGGATTAACACTCGATGAATTGGAAGCGATAAGGCTTGCAGATTATGAAGGATTAGATCATGAAGAGGCTGCTGAGCTGATGGGGATATCGAGACCAACCTTTTCTAGATTGGTTGAAAAGGCTAGAAGGAAAGTTTCTGAGATGTTTATAGAGGGGAAAGAAATAGCTATAGAAGGTGGAAGTGTAGAGTTTGTTAGAAGACATAGATGTAGAAGATGTGGAAAAGAGACTGGTTTTTTAGGTAGTAAACATAAGTGTAGACCAGAAGAAGGGTAA
- a CDS encoding molybdopterin-dependent oxidoreductase yields MKLSDVKLSRRKFLAASGTTAAALTIAGGLSSLKAVASEHEAEKPSSGERGRKFIPSTCAICVNKCGLIAEVVNGRIKKLNPNPKYLKSRGMLCARGNSGAAIPYDPHRLKKPLLRVGKRGEGKWKEISWDEAFKYVAKKLAELKVKYENRSTVLFASTEGFQEEFFYFLAQSYGSLNTVRHPTLCLASTIQGWMSVYGTYPDADMRNAEFVLMFGANRAEGLVTPDSVDFQRFKPKGQQLIYFDPRFTNTAAKADKWYPIKPGTDLALVLSLINVIIEENLYDKDFVEKYTYGFDKLAEHVKQYTPEWAEKECEVPAADIRWMAREFAKYAPRSVVYPGRRSSWYINDTYFRRACAILTAICGCWDTPGGVVPKSKIKLVKHDDITFPIFDMAEDRADSEAAADVLPDLIVKDDREEGLPKDKVSFLSEKDGSWLVLREAALRGKPYPIKGMMVYKQNPVESVPERPKTLKMMEQMEFICVIDTQMSDTAWYADIVLPESTYLERWDPGHGESGIWPVVAFRQPVIKPLFDTKSMHDIAAGIIDEMLKIKELWDDADPDEVEEFKETVVEDIFHKSTEEFLKHQVSRFPGAFEKLTKEGVFYLSDKPQYGKTRKPGFRFKTRSGKIELYNLKYEAKGLDPLPVYRRPKVEEGKYRFILGRHGFHTHSSTQNIPYLWEIMKENMLWINTREAKKLGITNGDYVIVKSEVGEQKVKAYVTEKIRPDCVCYIHGWGRLSPWLNLVYKKGGSQAAIIKSAVEPISGNAAMHETFVEIRKA; encoded by the coding sequence ATGAAGCTGTCAGATGTAAAATTAAGCAGAAGAAAATTTTTAGCAGCTTCAGGTACTACTGCAGCAGCATTAACTATTGCTGGAGGTTTGTCCAGCTTAAAAGCAGTGGCATCTGAACATGAAGCAGAAAAGCCAAGCAGTGGTGAAAGAGGTAGAAAATTTATCCCATCTACTTGTGCAATCTGTGTTAATAAGTGTGGTTTGATAGCTGAGGTTGTAAACGGAAGAATCAAAAAACTTAATCCAAACCCTAAGTACTTAAAAAGTAGAGGTATGTTATGTGCAAGAGGTAATTCAGGAGCAGCTATTCCTTATGATCCTCACAGATTGAAGAAACCTCTTCTTAGAGTTGGTAAAAGGGGTGAAGGTAAGTGGAAAGAGATTAGCTGGGATGAAGCTTTCAAATATGTTGCTAAAAAACTTGCTGAGTTGAAAGTAAAGTATGAAAATAGATCAACTGTGCTTTTCGCTTCCACAGAAGGTTTTCAGGAAGAGTTTTTCTATTTTCTTGCTCAATCTTATGGTTCTTTAAATACTGTTAGACACCCTACTCTCTGTCTTGCTTCTACAATTCAAGGATGGATGTCTGTTTATGGTACATATCCTGATGCTGATATGAGGAATGCAGAGTTTGTTTTGATGTTTGGAGCAAACAGAGCTGAAGGTCTTGTTACTCCAGATTCTGTAGATTTCCAGAGATTTAAGCCAAAAGGTCAGCAATTAATCTATTTTGATCCAAGATTTACAAATACAGCAGCAAAAGCTGATAAATGGTACCCAATTAAACCTGGTACTGACTTAGCTTTAGTTTTATCTTTAATAAATGTTATTATTGAAGAAAATCTCTATGATAAAGATTTTGTAGAGAAATATACTTACGGTTTTGATAAACTTGCTGAGCATGTAAAACAGTACACTCCAGAATGGGCTGAAAAAGAGTGTGAAGTACCTGCCGCAGATATTAGATGGATGGCTAGAGAGTTTGCAAAATATGCACCAAGAAGTGTTGTATATCCTGGTAGAAGAAGCTCCTGGTATATTAATGATACATATTTTAGAAGAGCTTGTGCGATATTGACTGCTATTTGTGGTTGTTGGGATACTCCAGGAGGGGTTGTTCCAAAATCAAAAATTAAGTTAGTAAAACATGATGATATTACTTTTCCTATTTTTGATATGGCTGAAGATAGAGCTGATTCTGAAGCAGCTGCAGATGTTTTGCCTGATTTAATAGTTAAAGATGATAGAGAGGAAGGTTTACCCAAAGATAAAGTTTCATTTTTAAGTGAAAAAGATGGAAGCTGGTTAGTTTTGAGAGAGGCTGCACTTCGAGGGAAACCATATCCAATTAAAGGGATGATGGTTTATAAACAAAATCCTGTTGAGTCTGTTCCTGAGCGTCCAAAAACATTGAAAATGATGGAGCAGATGGAGTTTATCTGTGTTATTGATACACAAATGTCTGATACAGCATGGTATGCTGATATAGTATTACCAGAATCAACATATCTTGAAAGATGGGATCCTGGCCATGGAGAATCAGGTATCTGGCCTGTAGTAGCATTTAGACAGCCTGTTATAAAACCTCTATTTGATACAAAATCAATGCATGATATTGCTGCTGGTATCATTGATGAAATGTTAAAGATTAAAGAGCTATGGGATGATGCAGATCCTGATGAAGTTGAAGAATTCAAAGAGACAGTTGTTGAAGATATTTTCCATAAATCAACTGAAGAGTTTTTAAAACATCAAGTATCAAGATTTCCTGGTGCTTTTGAAAAATTGACTAAAGAAGGGGTTTTTTATTTATCAGATAAACCACAATATGGTAAAACGAGAAAACCTGGTTTTAGATTTAAAACACGTTCTGGAAAGATAGAGCTTTACAACCTTAAATATGAAGCAAAAGGGCTTGATCCATTACCAGTTTATAGAAGGCCAAAAGTAGAGGAAGGTAAGTATAGATTTATATTGGGAAGACACGGTTTCCATACCCACAGTAGTACACAAAATATCCCATATTTATGGGAAATTATGAAAGAGAATATGCTCTGGATAAACACTAGAGAGGCTAAAAAGTTAGGAATTACTAATGGTGATTATGTCATAGTAAAAAGTGAAGTTGGAGAGCAGAAGGTTAAAGCCTATGTAACAGAAAAGATTAGGCCTGATTGTGTATGCTATATCCATGGTTGGGGAAGGTTGTCACCTTGGTTAAACCTTGTTTACAAGAAAGGTGGCTCTCAAGCTGCAATTATTAAATCTGCTGTTGAGCCAATATCTGGTAATGCTGCAATGCATGAAACTTTTGTTGAAATCAGGAAAGCATAA
- a CDS encoding DUF5320 domain-containing protein: MPGFDRTGPNGEGPRTGRGLGRCNGNRVEINNTEVSEYPVRLRRRLRDASCTHEGGHGRSLGRGMGRGFRRHWR; this comes from the coding sequence ATGCCAGGATTTGATAGGACTGGACCAAATGGTGAAGGTCCAAGAACAGGTAGAGGTTTAGGTAGATGTAATGGAAACAGGGTAGAAATTAACAATACTGAAGTAAGCGAGTATCCTGTAAGATTGAGAAGAAGGCTTAGAGATGCATCATGCACCCACGAAGGTGGGCATGGAAGAAGCCTTGGTCGTGGAATGGGAAGAGGTTTTAGAAGGCACTGGAGGTAA
- a CDS encoding NAD(P)/FAD-dependent oxidoreductase, translated as MIYKEPITIKNLTFKNRFIMAPVKTAYGTPNGDVTERHLVYYNNISKNDVAMIILEPVSVSQSGKEHPKQLTIHQENSVENLRKIVEVLHKNNTLACISLNHAGRAANPKATGMPPKAPSAITCPSTGQTPDELTVEEIEGILKDYEKAVKNAVEAGFNAIEIQCGHGYLIHQFLSDRLNKRDDEYGKDKTLFLKRVLEIVSQTAPEIVKFVRISANEFVENGLEPEDNKIILDLAKEYGFDAVHCGLGNACDSPPWYYSHMALPEDKQIDSLKKIRKITDLPIIAAGRMADIDKIKLFEKENIADFIAFGRPLVADHELVRKIVNDNLDDIVYCGYCLQGCLFNVKNGKGLGCIVNPEIDRPKLIKTDNPKKVAVIGGGPAGMSAAITLSRMGHNVTLFEKENELGGQFRLAPLAPHKESMTRPLKGLINKTLKYVKDIKLNYTFTEKDIDSFEYYIVATGSRQNIPEIENLDSQYWITSLEFFEKTKEVKGKRVLIIGAGMVGMEAAEYLVDKGYEVVITKRTDTIANDMEPITKNLMLKRLANKDNIKIMPNTRVIAFEKDKVIYETNGEKGEWESFDTVIVASGMLPNHELHTLLVKKRKNVLVVGDANCPEDIFAATQQGYKAAISIV; from the coding sequence ATGATTTATAAAGAACCAATAACCATCAAAAACCTCACATTTAAAAACAGATTCATAATGGCGCCCGTCAAAACTGCTTATGGAACCCCTAATGGAGACGTTACAGAAAGACATCTTGTGTATTATAATAATATTTCAAAGAATGATGTAGCAATGATAATTTTGGAGCCTGTTTCTGTATCACAAAGTGGCAAAGAGCATCCAAAGCAGCTAACAATTCATCAAGAAAACAGCGTAGAAAATCTGAGAAAAATTGTTGAGGTACTACATAAAAACAACACATTGGCATGTATAAGTTTAAATCATGCAGGGCGGGCTGCTAACCCCAAAGCCACAGGTATGCCACCAAAAGCCCCATCAGCCATCACATGCCCATCAACTGGACAGACCCCTGATGAATTAACAGTTGAAGAGATTGAAGGGATATTAAAAGATTATGAAAAAGCTGTGAAAAATGCAGTAGAAGCAGGTTTTAATGCAATAGAGATACAGTGCGGACATGGTTATTTAATCCATCAGTTTTTATCTGATAGACTAAACAAAAGAGATGACGAATATGGAAAAGACAAAACTCTATTCTTAAAAAGAGTTTTAGAAATCGTTTCACAAACTGCACCTGAAATTGTTAAATTTGTTAGAATTTCTGCAAATGAATTTGTAGAAAACGGATTAGAACCTGAAGATAACAAGATAATTTTAGATTTAGCAAAAGAATACGGTTTTGATGCAGTACACTGTGGCTTGGGTAATGCTTGTGACTCTCCACCTTGGTATTATAGCCACATGGCTTTACCAGAAGATAAACAGATTGATTCTTTAAAAAAGATTAGAAAAATTACTGACTTACCAATTATAGCCGCAGGGAGAATGGCCGATATAGATAAAATAAAACTCTTTGAAAAAGAAAATATTGCTGATTTTATTGCTTTTGGCAGACCTCTAGTAGCTGACCATGAATTAGTAAGAAAAATAGTAAATGATAACTTAGACGATATCGTTTATTGTGGATACTGTTTACAGGGTTGTTTATTTAATGTAAAAAATGGTAAAGGTCTAGGATGTATTGTAAATCCAGAAATAGACAGGCCAAAATTAATAAAAACTGATAATCCAAAAAAAGTTGCCGTTATAGGTGGTGGTCCTGCTGGGATGTCAGCTGCAATAACACTCAGCAGAATGGGGCACAATGTAACATTATTTGAAAAAGAAAATGAACTCGGTGGGCAATTTAGACTTGCACCATTAGCTCCTCATAAAGAATCAATGACAAGGCCTTTAAAAGGCTTAATTAACAAAACCCTTAAATATGTTAAAGATATTAAACTAAATTATACTTTCACTGAAAAAGATATAGACAGTTTTGAATATTATATTGTTGCAACTGGTTCAAGACAAAATATCCCAGAAATCGAAAATCTTGATTCTCAATATTGGATAACCAGCTTGGAATTCTTTGAAAAAACAAAAGAAGTTAAAGGGAAAAGAGTTTTAATTATTGGTGCAGGGATGGTTGGTATGGAAGCTGCTGAATATTTAGTAGATAAAGGGTATGAAGTAGTCATTACCAAACGAACTGATACAATTGCAAATGATATGGAACCTATCACAAAAAATCTGATGCTTAAAAGATTAGCTAACAAAGATAATATAAAAATTATGCCAAATACTCGTGTTATAGCTTTTGAAAAAGATAAAGTTATTTATGAAACAAACGGTGAAAAAGGTGAATGGGAATCTTTTGACACTGTAATTGTGGCATCAGGTATGCTTCCAAACCACGAGTTACATACATTGCTTGTTAAAAAGAGAAAAAATGTTTTGGTTGTTGGTGATGCAAATTGTCCAGAGGATATCTTTGCCGCTACACAACAAGGCTATAAAGCAGCAATATCCATAGTATAA
- the nrfD gene encoding NrfD/PsrC family molybdoenzyme membrane anchor subunit — MAAHVEKKSLFTLNKDIPAYPFIILGLILLAIGGIAVLQVLLKGHEAVYGVTREVPWGLLIATYAYFVITSTGLAFIGGLGHAFGYEKYAKMSRRIVVMAFVILLAGFTQIGMEIGHPIRLMIYLILSPNLRAPIVWMGVFYSIELVILAIELYMVFNPDKVSHSASAVVGFFALLVGTVATSNLGYVFGSLNARPFYHGIYFSTFLVISGITAGAAMLMLIHNIVYKGRIPSDLEDSMTALGKLMGLGIGLMIFLYFWKIMSSLYTEPKGAYEAVLAMLKGPLSVNFWIGEVGLAVVLPLLIIVFTKARNMKALGFAGFIYMIGLFFTRFDFIVAGQLPPMRAGYEGSGVHTTISGLAHYSPSAGEWMIFALGWGVFLFLYFAAEKYLNLETEHH, encoded by the coding sequence ATGGCAGCACATGTTGAAAAAAAGTCGCTTTTTACATTGAATAAAGATATACCAGCTTACCCTTTTATAATTTTAGGGTTGATATTACTTGCGATTGGCGGAATAGCTGTTTTGCAAGTATTGTTAAAAGGTCATGAAGCTGTTTATGGTGTTACAAGAGAGGTTCCTTGGGGGCTTTTAATAGCAACCTATGCATATTTTGTTATTACCTCAACAGGACTTGCTTTTATAGGTGGTCTTGGCCATGCTTTTGGATATGAAAAGTATGCAAAAATGAGCAGAAGAATTGTTGTTATGGCGTTTGTTATCCTTCTTGCTGGTTTTACTCAAATTGGTATGGAGATTGGTCACCCTATCAGACTTATGATATATCTGATACTGTCTCCAAACTTGAGAGCACCTATTGTATGGATGGGTGTATTTTATAGTATCGAGCTTGTTATTTTAGCAATTGAGCTATATATGGTGTTTAATCCAGATAAAGTGAGCCATTCAGCTTCTGCAGTAGTAGGGTTTTTTGCACTTTTAGTTGGTACTGTTGCTACAAGTAACCTTGGATATGTTTTTGGAAGTTTGAATGCAAGGCCATTTTATCATGGGATTTACTTCTCAACTTTCTTAGTTATTTCTGGTATTACAGCTGGAGCTGCAATGTTGATGCTCATTCATAATATAGTTTATAAAGGAAGAATCCCAAGCGATCTTGAAGATTCAATGACTGCTCTTGGCAAACTTATGGGACTTGGTATTGGTTTGATGATATTCTTATATTTCTGGAAAATTATGTCATCACTTTATACAGAACCTAAAGGTGCTTACGAAGCTGTGCTTGCAATGCTTAAAGGGCCTTTGAGTGTGAATTTCTGGATTGGTGAGGTTGGTTTGGCTGTTGTTTTGCCTCTTCTTATCATTGTTTTTACAAAGGCAAGAAATATGAAGGCACTTGGTTTTGCTGGATTTATCTATATGATAGGACTGTTCTTTACAAGATTTGACTTTATTGTAGCTGGTCAGCTTCCTCCAATGAGAGCTGGTTATGAAGGTTCTGGAGTTCACACAACAATTTCTGGTTTGGCACATTATTCACCATCAGCTGGTGAATGGATGATATTTGCTCTTGGTTGGGGTGTATTTCTTTTCCTTTACTTTGCAGCAGAAAAATATCTTAATCTTGAAACAGAGCATCATTAA
- a CDS encoding P-loop NTPase yields MKEIVVISGKGGAGKSTITAGLAYFLSQKDIVVDADVDAADMHILLEPKILKKDKFYSGLRFEINQERCVKCNRCYEVCEFDAVNFDGDTYLIDKLSCEGCGFCSYECKAEAINSYEKLTGEKYISITRFGNKMVHARLFVGEENSGKLIAEIKAEAKKIAEKEGSEIILVDGPPGIGCNAISSLTNTNTAILVAESTESGFHDIKRCWELVSYFKCKVGLIINKFGLNPEIDCKIIDYFSDKNVEYIGKIDYSKVVVEALKSKKVLPEYDHYYVKVFGEFFDKIMAM; encoded by the coding sequence GTGAAAGAGATTGTTGTTATTAGCGGAAAAGGTGGAGCAGGCAAATCTACAATAACCGCAGGACTGGCTTATTTTTTATCTCAGAAGGATATTGTAGTAGATGCAGATGTTGACGCAGCTGATATGCATATACTTTTAGAACCTAAAATTTTAAAGAAGGATAAATTTTATTCTGGTTTGAGATTTGAAATAAATCAAGAGAGATGTGTAAAATGTAATAGATGTTATGAAGTTTGTGAGTTTGATGCAGTTAATTTTGATGGTGATACTTATTTAATCGATAAATTATCTTGTGAAGGTTGCGGCTTTTGTAGTTATGAGTGTAAAGCAGAAGCAATCAACAGTTATGAAAAGTTAACAGGTGAAAAGTATATTTCAATTACAAGATTTGGAAACAAAATGGTTCATGCAAGGCTTTTTGTTGGTGAAGAAAATAGCGGTAAATTAATTGCGGAGATTAAAGCTGAAGCTAAAAAGATTGCAGAAAAAGAGGGTAGTGAAATCATATTAGTGGATGGACCTCCTGGTATAGGGTGCAATGCCATTTCTTCATTAACAAATACAAATACTGCCATTTTAGTTGCTGAGTCTACTGAGTCGGGTTTTCACGACATAAAAAGGTGTTGGGAGCTTGTTTCATATTTTAAATGTAAGGTGGGATTGATTATAAATAAATTTGGTTTAAATCCTGAAATAGATTGTAAAATTATAGACTATTTTAGTGATAAAAATGTGGAGTATATAGGCAAAATAGATTATTCAAAAGTTGTTGTAGAAGCTTTAAAAAGTAAAAAAGTATTGCCAGAATATGATCATTATTACGTAAAAGTTTTTGGTGAATTTTTTGATAAGATTATGGCAATGTAG
- a CDS encoding NifB/NifX family molybdenum-iron cluster-binding protein: MKILITALNDDLNSKLDTRFGRGNWWYIYNTDEEKGEFVNNDKNATLAHGAGVQAASDIINLGVNVLITGSVGPKAYEVLKNSCIKMYKGYADLTIKENLDAFLKNSLEEIHGPSSPHMG; encoded by the coding sequence ATGAAAATATTAATAACAGCTTTAAATGATGATTTAAATAGTAAGTTGGACACAAGATTTGGTCGTGGGAATTGGTGGTATATTTATAATACTGACGAAGAAAAAGGTGAGTTTGTGAATAACGATAAAAATGCCACATTGGCTCATGGTGCTGGCGTACAGGCAGCTTCAGATATCATTAATTTAGGAGTAAATGTTTTAATAACTGGGAGTGTTGGGCCAAAAGCCTATGAAGTTTTGAAAAATAGTTGTATAAAAATGTATAAAGGTTATGCAGATTTAACTATTAAAGAGAATTTAGACGCATTTTTAAAAAATAGCTTGGAAGAGATCCATGGACCATCTAGTCCACATATGGGATAA